ACGCAGATCACTGAAGAAAAGGCCCTGGAAATGGGGATCCGGGCCTTTGTCATGAAACCCATCATTATGAGTGAAATCAGTCATACGATCCGCAGGGTGCTGGAGAAGGATTCCGGGTCCGGTTTTTCCGATTGATTTCCTTAAACTTCTGCAGGCGGTGTAAACGATAGGGCTTGAAAAAATCATGAATGAAGAAAGACATGTGATTACCATGTTGGTCGAAAACGAACCCGGAGTTACGGCCCGGGTATCCGGGCTTTTCGCGGGACGGGGATATAACATTGAAACGATCTGCGGCGCACCCACCGCTAACCCGGCAATGTCCCGCATTACGATCACTACGAAAGCGGATCCTGAGCAACTTGAACAAATATTAAAGTACTTGAGACGGATCATCAATGTGATCAAGGTCAGGGATATGACCGGGGAGAAGGCGA
This window of the Deltaproteobacteria bacterium genome carries:
- the ilvN gene encoding acetolactate synthase small subunit, with the protein product MNEERHVITMLVENEPGVTARVSGLFAGRGYNIETICGAPTANPAMSRITITTKADPEQLEQILKYLRRIINVIKVRDMTGEKAIKREMALICVKAKQKDREEIYRLVNTFNGRIIDTGLTHYIIEVTGGKDKIDAFLRLLEPMGIKKLARSGILALYREPD